The proteins below are encoded in one region of Dehalococcoidales bacterium:
- a CDS encoding iron chelate uptake ABC transporter family permease subunit, with protein MAISTGEIKIPKYLQGRRMRIFSLLGLCIALILIIGIATSIGSVPIPLGTTFSILADKLPFVDITPTWADTTATIVLDVRLPRIILAGLVGAALAIAGATYQGLFRNPLADPYLIGVAQGASLGAVVGFLLPATWNITSYGLVPVLAFAGAITATLIVYLLARVGNTLPVTTLILSGVALSALLSSISSYLIISSGSKMHGIIFWLMGSFSLSRWSEVGTVLPYIAVGVAIILLFSRMLNVMQLDEEQAQQLGVNVERYKLLLLAAATLITAASVSFVGTIGFVGIIIPHAVRLVWGADHRYLLPLALLTGAVFMILADLLSRTVLAPAEIPIGVITAICGAPFFLYILRRRKKALF; from the coding sequence ATGGCAATAAGTACCGGCGAAATAAAAATACCGAAGTACCTACAGGGAAGGCGGATGCGGATATTCAGCCTGCTGGGGCTGTGCATCGCGCTGATACTAATCATCGGGATTGCGACGAGCATAGGCAGCGTGCCGATTCCCCTGGGGACGACTTTCAGCATACTGGCGGACAAGCTGCCTTTCGTGGATATAACCCCGACCTGGGCGGACACGACCGCCACCATCGTCCTGGACGTACGCCTGCCCCGTATCATCCTCGCGGGGCTGGTCGGCGCCGCCCTGGCGATAGCCGGAGCAACCTATCAAGGGCTGTTCCGCAACCCCCTGGCCGACCCCTACCTAATCGGGGTGGCGCAGGGGGCATCGCTGGGGGCGGTCGTCGGCTTCCTGCTCCCGGCCACCTGGAACATCACCAGCTACGGGCTGGTGCCGGTGCTGGCCTTCGCGGGGGCGATTACGGCCACGCTGATAGTTTACCTGCTGGCGCGGGTAGGCAACACTCTGCCGGTCACCACCCTGATACTCTCCGGGGTGGCACTGAGCGCCCTGCTGAGCTCCATCTCCTCCTACCTCATCATCTCCAGCGGCAGCAAAATGCACGGCATCATCTTCTGGCTGATGGGCAGCTTCAGCCTGAGCCGGTGGTCGGAGGTGGGCACGGTACTGCCCTACATCGCGGTAGGGGTAGCCATCATCCTGCTGTTTTCCCGGATGCTCAACGTGATGCAGCTCGACGAAGAGCAGGCGCAACAGCTGGGCGTGAACGTGGAGAGATACAAGCTCCTGCTGCTGGCGGCGGCCACCCTGATTACCGCCGCCAGCGTCTCCTTCGTGGGGACGATAGGGTTCGTGGGGATTATCATACCGCACGCGGTGCGGCTGGTGTGGGGGGCAGACCATAGATACCTGCTGCCGCTGGCGCTGCTGACGGGGGCGGTATTCATGATACTGGCGGACCTGCTTTCCCGCACGGTGCTGGCGCCGGCGGAAATACCCATAGGGGTGATTACGGCCATCTGCGGGGCGCCCTTCTTTTTGTACATCCTGCGGCGGCGCAAGAAGGCTTTATTTTAA